The Polyangium aurulentum genomic interval CCGTCCCGGTCCTCGGCCAGCTCGCGGCATTGGTCCACGTCGTCGTCCACGTCGTCGTCGTCGATGTCGTGCGATCGAGGCGCCCAGCCGATGCTCAGCGTCGCCCGCAGAGGCCCCGTCCCGAGCCCGCCCGTGACGCCCGTCTCGAGCCCCGCGAGGATCGACCAATCCTTGATCGCGACCCGCGCCCCGAGCCCCAGCTCGAGCGCCGCCACGCGGCCCGATTGAAATGGCGCGATCGGCGCGAGCGGCAGGTGCCCGCGGCTCTCGAGGAAGATCGTCCAGCGCCCTTCCTTGTCGATTCCGAGGATCTGCGGCCGGAACGACAGGCCGAGCCCGTACGGAAGCTCGTGGCCCACGCGCGTCGGGCACGCGTCTTCGATGCTCACGAGCAGGTCCGCGCAGGCGAAGCGCTCGTGGCTCGCGCGGAGCTTCACGCCGAGCGAGGCGTGCACGCCGATGGCGATGATGCGGTACTCCGCGAGCAGCCGCGTCGTGCTCGTCACCGCGCCCTCGCCGAGGAACGACGTCTCGCTCCCGGTCGGGAACGTGAACCGCTCGTGCAGCGCGAGCGCGAAGCCGCCGAGGTCGCCGCCCGTGGGCTTGACGATCGTCACCTTGCCCGTGAGCGCCAGATCCCCGACCGCCTGCGCCGGGATGTCGGTCGGCCCGAGCACGGCCTTGGACGCGTCGGTGGGCGCATCGCCGGCCTGGTAGAGCGCGAAGGGCATGTCGAGGCCCAGGGCGATCCGCTCGAAGAGGCCGATCCCGAAGACGAGGTCGCCGGTGAGCTGATGCCCGAGCACGGAGAAGGCGAGGTCGTCGGAGGCCGAGTCCCGCAGCGCGACGGGGCGGTACGCGTAGGAGAAGTAGGCGCCGAGGTTCCAGTCGAGCGTGTCCGGCGAGGTCGCTGGCTCGAGGTAGAGGCCCGCGTAGGGGTCGGTCGAGGGACGGTAGCCCCGCAGGTCGAGGGAAGGCACCTCTTGGGCGGCGGCCGTGGACGCGCCGAGGGCGGCCGCCACGAGGGTGGAAGAAGCGAAGAAGGAGAAGCGTCGCATGCGAGGCGCCTAGCCTAGCCCATGGGAAAACCTCGGCGGAAGGTCGTCTTTGTCACCTTCTGCAACTCGGCCGGGAAGGTTTGTGCGGAACGTTCGCGTTTTCCGAGCCGACATGAGAGAAGAGGCCATGGACGTCATCCGGATCCGCGGTGGAAAGCGACTTTCGGGCAAGATCCGCATCAGCGGCGCGAAGAACGCGGCGTTGCCGATCCTGTGCGCGACGCTCCTCTCCGAGGGCGAGAGCATCCTGCGCAACGTGCCCGCGCTGAAGGACATCGAGACCACGAGCGAGCTTCTGCGCGTGCTCGGGCGGCGCGTGGCGCTCGACGCGCCCGTCGTGCGGGTGGGCTCGAGCGGCGAGGCGAACCCCGAGGCTCCCTACGAGCTGGTGAAGCAGATGCGCGCGAGCATCATGGTGCTCGGGCCGCTGGTCGCGCGCTACGGGACGGCGCGGGTGAGCCTCCCGGGCGGCTGCCAGATCGGCTCGAGGCCGGTGGACCAGCACCTCAAGGGGCTCGAGGCGCTCGGCGCGACGATCCGGCTGCAGGGCGGCTACATCCACGCCGAGTGCAAGCGGCTGCGCGGGGCCGAGGTGGTCTTCGACATGCCGACGGTGACGGGCACCGAGAACCTGATGATGGCCGCCGCGCTCGCGAAGGGCCGCACGACGCTGGTCAACTGCGCGCGCGAGCCGGAGGTCGAGGAGCTGGGGCGCGTGCTCAACAAGATGGGCGCGCGGGTGAACGGCGCGGGGACCGACGTCATCCACATCGAGGGCCGCGACGAGCTCGACCCGTTCGATCACGCGATCATCTCCGACCGCATCGAGGCCGGGACGTACATGGTGGCGGCGGCGGCGGCGGGCGGCGACGTGATGATCGAGGGCGCGCCGCTCGAGGATCTCGAGGCGGTGGTGGCGAAGCTGCGCCAGGCGGGCGTCGAGGTGGGCCGCGAGGGCGAGTGCGTGCGCGTGCGCCGCGACCCGGACAAGCCGCTCAAGGCGGTCGACGTGATCACGGCGCCGCACCCGGGCTTTCCGACGGACATGCAGGCGCAGTTCATGGTGCTTATGTGCCAGGCGCGGGGCACGAGCCGCATCGTGGAGACGATCTTCGAGAACCGCTTCATGCACGTGCCGGAGCTGCGGCGCATGGGCTGCGCGATCGACGTCGACGGCCACACGGCGCACGTGCACGGCGGGCAGCCGATGTCGGGGGCGAAGGTGATGGCCACGGACCTGCGCGCGAGCGCCTCGCTCGTGATCGCGGGGCTGACGGTGACGGAGGGCGACACCGAGGTGTTGCGGGTCTACCACCTCGATCGCGGCTACGAGTTCATGGAGCGCAAGCTCGCGGCGCTCGGCGCGGACGCGGAGCGGATCAAGGGTCAGGGCTGATGACGGGCGGGCCGCTGACCGTCGCGGTCCCGAAAGGGCGGATCCTGAAGGCGCTCGCGCCGCTGCTCGAGCGCGCGGGGCTCGACGTGGGTCCGCTCTTCGCCGACGACAGGCGGCTGCTCCGCGAGGCCGAGGGCGGCCGTGTCCGTTACGTGTTCCTCAAGCCCGACGACGTGCCGACGTACGTCGAGTACGGGGCGGCGGATCTGGGGATCTCGGGGCGGGATACGCTGCTCGAGAAGCGGGCGGATCTGTACACGCCGCTCGATCTGGGCATTGGTAAATGCCGGCTGGTCGTGGCGGGGCCGCGGGGGCAAAAGGTGCCGGACGTGCCGCGGGTGGCGACGAAGTATCCGCGCGTCGCGGCCGATCATTTCGCGAAGAAGGGCGTGCAGGCCGAGGTCATTTACGTGGGCGGGAGCGTCGAGCTCGCGCCGCTCGTGGGTTTGGCGCACCTCATCGTCGACGTGGTCGAGACGGGGAAGACGCTCCAGGAGAATGACCTCGAGGTGATGGAGACGGTGGCCGAGGTGAGCACGCTCGTGATTGCGAACCGGGCCGCGTACAAGCTGCGGGCGGCGGAGATCCGGGCGATCCTGGAGCCGCTGCGGCGGGCGGTGGAGGGGGCGGGGTAGGGAGGACCTCGCGGAGGGTCCTCCCCCTTCGGGCGGGAGGTTCAGCGCCTGCGGTAGCGGAGCGCGCCCCAGGCGACGGCGAGCAAGAGGGGGGCCCACGTGGGCCCGGAGGACGGCCCACCCGCGGCGCTGCAGCTTTCGGTGGGCGCGTCATTCCCGCCCGCGCCCGTGCTCGTGGCGCCGCCGGTGTCGATCGGCCCCATGCCGCCGGTTCCGCCAGCGCCGCCGGTTCCACCAGCGCCGCCCATTCCGCCAGCGCCGCCCATTCCACCAGCGCCGCCCATTCCGCTGCCGCCGGCACCGCCACCGCCCATTCCACCAGCACCCATTCCACCAGCGCCGCCGGTTCCGCTGCCGCCAGGCTCCCCGAGGATGCGGGCGAAGACGCGGCTCGTGCCGAACGGCGGCCCCTGGCGCACGCTGGCGTAGACCGCGAGGGTCACGCCATTGCCGTCCGTGGCGAGCGAGGGCGTGCCGTCGGGGAAGGCGTCCGCGGTGATCGGATAGGACGAGAGCACCACGCCCGCGTCGCTGATCTCGGCGCCCAGGACATCGACGCTGTCCGGACCGCAGGCGCGCCAGGCGAGGACCCAGCGCTGGCCGTCCCAGACCACGCCCTTGTTATCGAGGCCCACCGCGGTGCAGTTCGGGTGGTCCGCCACGTCGATGCCCTGCGCATCGAGCGCCTCGAGCTGCGGCGTGAGGCGCTGTGCCCGGATCGAGGACGCGCCGTACACGCCCTCCCGCCACACGACGAGGTAATGGCTGCCATTCCAGCCGATGGCCACCTCCGAGACGACGTTCATTGCGGAGGGCACGAGCAGCACCCCCTCGCCGTCGAGCAGCGCGCCCGCGCTCGTCACCCGGGTGCCGTAGATGTCCCATTCGCCGGTGCCGAAGCGATCCTCGCTCCAGACGAGCAGGTGCTGATCGCCGTCGAACGCGCTCGCGGGCGCGCGGGGGATGGTCCCGAAGCCCCCCGTGACCGAGGTGAGCCCGCCGGCAACGCCGGCCTGGCTGAAGAAGCCGCCATTGAGCACCTCCGCCATGGTCCGTCCGGCGATGAAGGTGCTTCCCTGGCCGCTGGAGATCCCCATCGGATAGGGCAGGTGGACGTCGTCGAACCAGAAGACCGCCGGGGTCGGGTCGAGGAGGGCGCCCTGGGGGCTGAGCCGCGCGGCGCCGCCATTGCACCACCAGTCACCGTCACCGATGAAGGCGTCGCAGTTCCACCAGGTGAGCACGGTGTTCAGGCCGTCGAACGAGGCGCGCGGCCGCCCGAGCCATTGGTTGTCGTTGGTGTGCACCGCGAGGCTCGTGGCGTCCACGTGCTGGCCCGTGGGCGAGATGCGCGTGGCCCGGATGTCCCAGAGCCCGCCCTGCGCGGCGGCGCGGTCGTCGCTCCAGGTCACCACGAAATTCTGCCCGTCGAAGGCCGCCGCAGGATCCACCTGTCCATTGGCGCTCTGCGAGATGAACAGGGGCGGGTCGTCGAGCAATGCATTCTGGGGGCCGAGCCGGCTGCCGAGGATGGAGCGATCCACGGGCGGCCGCTGGGCATTCCAGACGAGGAAGATGTCGCTCCCCGAGGCGGCCCCGTCGCCGATGCCCCCGGTCGTCGTGAGCATCAAGGGCGACGGGGTGAGCAAGGTGCCCTGCGGGCTCAGCCGTACGAAGTGAGTCTCCGTGATCCAGTTGTCGTACGCGTAACGGCCCCAGAGCACGAGCGTGCTGGCGCCGTTGGAGACGAGCCGCGGCGACTCGAGCGCGTACTCCGTGTCCGTATCCTCGTGGAGGACGATCCCCCCCGCGTCGAGGACGGCGCCCTGCGGGCTCACCCGGGCGGCGACGATCCGCTCGGAGGCGGCGCCCCCGTCCGACCACCCGACCACGTAGTTCGTCCCGTCGAAGGCGACGTCGGGCGTCCAGCCCGCGCTCGGGCTGATGGCAAAGCCTGCGGGGTCCAGCAGCGTGCCCTGCGGGGTCATGCGGGCGCCCATGACCTTCGATGCATTGCCCCTGTAGACGATCAGCGAATGAGTGCCGTCGGTGGCAATGGACGGGGAGGACCCAGCGAGGGCCACGGCGCCGCCGGGATCCACGACCACGCCCGCCGGGGTGACGCGGGCGTAGAGGACCTGGCCGCTGCTGGCCCAGACCGTCATGAACTGGGTCCCGTCGAAGACGACCCCGGCTCCGGCGATCTCGCTCGGATTGCTGATGGGGACGTCGGCGGCAATCGCGCCGGAGGGGTCGACGATCGCGCCGCGCAGGACGCTCTTGGAAGTGTTGACGGCGTAGAGGACGAGGAACACCCCGCCGCCCTGCGCGACGCCCCTCACCGTGCCATTGCCGAGGAGAATCCCGGCCGGATCGAGCACCGCGCCGCTCGCGTCCACGCGGGTGGCGTAGGCTTGCGCGTCGTCTGCGCGGTAATCGCTCCAGGCCGCCAGGTATCGCGTGCCGTCGAAGGCAATCGCGGCGTCGAGCTGCATCTGGGTGGCCGGGCCGTAGACCGGCGCGTCCATGCCGAGCTCCGGGAATGCGGAGCCAGCCCCGCCCCGCACCGGACCGAGCGAAAGAGGCGCGGAGATCCCGCCGGCCTCGGGCGTCGCGCCGGGGAGGGGCGGGTCTTTTCGGGCGCACGCCGCGCCCGTCACTGCAAGGGTCCACAAGAGCCCGAGCAAGACGAGCAAGGCTCGGGCGGGCGTCGGTCTTCGATGGGCTTCGCCTGGCATGACACTTCCTCCGCGAGCGCCGGGGCGCACGCACGCATCGTGAGTATCGCACGGAACGAGCGCGCGAATCGCCCGCGCCCCCCGCCTCCCGTGTGGACTCGTACACTCGGCCGGCCAGATGCCCCTGCATTCGTCTTCGGATGGCCTCCTGGGCGGCCCAGGCGCCCCTGCGTAGCCGTGCGGATGGCCTCCTGACCGACCCAGGTGCCCTTCAGAACGTCTTGGATCACCTCCTGGGCGGCCCAGGCGCCCCTGCGTAGCCGTGCGGATGGCCTCCTGGGCGACCCAGGTGCCCTTCGGAACGTCTTGGATCACCTCCTGGGCGGCCCAGGCGCGCCTGCGTAGCTGTGCGGATGGCCTCCTGGGCGACCCAGGTGCCCCTGGGCAGCGTTGCGGATCGCCTCCTCGGCGACCCAGAAGCCGCTGCGCCACTTCGCTCATCGCCTCCTGGGCGACCCAGAACCGGCCGAGCAACTTGGCGATCCATCCTCCGTGCGCAGCAGCGCCGCCTCATCCACCTGATTTCGCGTCGCCTGGCGATGCCCCGACGACGAGCGGGAAGAGCACCTGCAACACGATGTCGGCGCTGAAATGCGCCACGATGGCGGCGAGGATGCCGCGGCGCCAGTAGAGCCAGCCGAAGATCACGCCGGCGATTGCGTTGAACACCAGGGCCACCGCGACGACGGCGGCGGTCAGGGTCGTCACGCTCGCGGCCGCGGGCAGGTGCGCGGCGCCGAAGAGCAGCGCCGCCACGACATTGCCCGCCCAGACGGCTCCCGGTCCCGCGCTCTCGCGACGGGTGAGCCGCGCGAAGAGCCACACCAGCAGGGTCATGAGGCCGAATCGCAGCAGGATCTCCTCCTTGATGGCGGCGCTCACCGAGACGAGGATCCCTTTCCACGGCGTCCGCTGGGCTTCAGACCAGAGATCTCCGGGCAGCAACGACAGAGCCTGCAGCGCCCACAGCGACACCGCCGTGAACGCGCCGAAGCCGAGCCCGATGCAGACGGCGGACAGCAGCACCCCCGCGGCGCTCTCGGGACGCGCTCGCAGGAGGGGGGCGCCGAGGCCGACGCGGCCGCCGAGCCAGAGCCCGAGCCAGCTCGCAAGGGCGCCGAGGAGAAGCGCGACGAGCGCATCGACGCCGAACGCTGCGAGCCTCGAGGGCCCCTGCGATGAGCGCGCCGCCACGATGGGAAGCACGGCCAGCAGCGCCAGAAGATAGAGCCCCATCAAGGCGGCGAACGCGTTCCATGCGGCAGGGTGGCTCGCTGCATTGCGATGGCCGTGGTGAACCTCGACCGCCCCCATGCCGTCCTCCTGCACCGGCTCCCGGCGCAGGCTCGTCCTAGCGCGCGGCCCAACCAAGGACGAAGCAGCAGTCTCGTGAAAGCCGGGAGTTCGCCCGGGCGAGCCCGACCGCCGCCCCGGACGCACCCTCCCGAAGTCTGCGCGCGAACGACCTGCTTTACAGCCGCCCCGTTCTGTCAGATACGTCTCCTCCCGAAAGGACGGAGGCCCCGTGGCAAGCTGGAAGGACGAGCTGATCGAAGCGGCGAAGAGCAAGTCGGAGCGCGAGGCCGAAGAGCAGGAGCGCCATCGCAAGCGCGTCCTCGAGGCCCTCACGACGGCCGAGTCCGCCATCAACCTCGGCGCCGAGGCGCTCCGCTTCACGCGCGACCGGCTGCGCGACAAGGGCCAGGAGGTCGAGCTGTCCGAGGCGACCGACGCCTACAAGCTCAAGCTGCGCGACTTCACCTTGAGCGTCGAGCTCGTCCGCGACGCCGCGATCATCCGCGTCACGTTCGGCGACGGCAAGCCGCGCGAGTTCGACTTCGCCAAGGACCGCCACATCGCGCCCGCCGACGTCGAGGAGTACATCGGCCGCCGCGCCGTCGAGGTCGTCCGCGCCGCCCAGAAGTCGACGCCGTGGTGAGCGCGGACGAGGACGCGCTCTGCGTGGTCCTCTGCAACGCGCCCCCCGACAAGGCCGAGGACATCGCGCGCGCAGCGCTCGAAGCGCACCTGTGCGCGTGCGTGAACATCGTCCCCGGCGTGGTCAGCCTCTACTGGTGGAAGGGCGAGCTGTGCCGTGACGGCGAGTCGACCCTGCTCCTCAAGACGCGCGCGTCCCTGGTCGCCGAGCTGACGCGGGCGATCCGCGCCGCGCACCCCTACGAGGTGCCCGAGGTCATCGCGTTGCCGATCGACCCCGACAAGGGCAACCCCGCCTATCTCGACTGGCTGCGCGCGGAGACCAAGCCGCCCGCGTGAAAGCCGCGCGCGATCCCTGACCCCGACGCGCATCCGTGATAAGCGGGGCCCCGTGAGCCTCTCCGTTTTCCGCGCCCACCGCGCGTCCATCCTCGCCGCGCTGCTCCTCGCAGCCGCCTGCGGCCCCGCCGCAGAGCCCGTCACCCCGCCTCCGCCCGCCGAGGGCCCGCCGCCCGCCGCGCGCAAGCAGGCGCCGCCGGCGGCAGGCGAGAACCCGATCGAATCGGGGGACATCCAGCACATCGCGACGGACGTCGACTACCTCGCCTCGCCCAAGCTCGCGGGCCGCGGCACGGGGGAAGAGGGGAGCAAGCTGGCCGCCGACTACCTCGCCAAGCGCTTCGCCGATCTCGGGCTCGAGCCCTTCGGCGACGGCGGGAGCGGCAAGGCCTTCACGCAGCGATTCTCCGCGCGCGTCGGCGCCAAGGTCGAGCCGCCCGCGCTGTCGGTCGATCGCGGCAAGAAGAGCGCATCCGTGGCGGTCGCGGACGTGGTCACGGCCGATGGCTCGCAGAGCGGCGAGGCCAAGGGGGATGCGGTGCTCGTGGGGCACGGCGTCACGGCGGCCGCGGTCGGCTGGGATGATTACGGCGGCGCCGAGGTCGCGGGCAAGGTCGTGGTGGTGCTCGACGGCGCCCCCAAGCCCGAGAAGAACCCCGACGCGCTGCGCGATTTCCGCAGCATCCGCTACAAGATTCGCACGGCGCGCGAGCACAAGGCGGCAGGCGTGATCATCGTCGCCGCGGCCGAGGAGCTGCCGATCCTGCCCTCCGACGCGAGCGGCATGGGCATCCCCGCCGTCGTGATCAAGCGCTCGGCCGCCAAGACCCTCTTCCCCGACGTGCGCTGGGACGACCCGGCGCTCGCCGCGCCGAAGGCCGCCGTCAAGCCGAAGGATCTGAAGGGCGCGGCCGTCACGGTCACGACCAAGATCGAGCCCACGTTCGCGGATGCGTGGAACATCGTCGCGCGGCTGCCTGCGCGTGAGGGCTCGAAGACCGCGAACGAGACGGTGGTCATCGGCGCGCACTACGATCACCTCGGGCACGGCGGGACCTCGGCCTCGCGCGCGCCCGGCTCGCACGCGGTGCACCCCGGCGCGGACGACAAC includes:
- the murA gene encoding UDP-N-acetylglucosamine 1-carboxyvinyltransferase, coding for MDVIRIRGGKRLSGKIRISGAKNAALPILCATLLSEGESILRNVPALKDIETTSELLRVLGRRVALDAPVVRVGSSGEANPEAPYELVKQMRASIMVLGPLVARYGTARVSLPGGCQIGSRPVDQHLKGLEALGATIRLQGGYIHAECKRLRGAEVVFDMPTVTGTENLMMAAALAKGRTTLVNCAREPEVEELGRVLNKMGARVNGAGTDVIHIEGRDELDPFDHAIISDRIEAGTYMVAAAAAGGDVMIEGAPLEDLEAVVAKLRQAGVEVGREGECVRVRRDPDKPLKAVDVITAPHPGFPTDMQAQFMVLMCQARGTSRIVETIFENRFMHVPELRRMGCAIDVDGHTAHVHGGQPMSGAKVMATDLRASASLVIAGLTVTEGDTEVLRVYHLDRGYEFMERKLAALGADAERIKGQG
- the hisG gene encoding ATP phosphoribosyltransferase: MTGGPLTVAVPKGRILKALAPLLERAGLDVGPLFADDRRLLREAEGGRVRYVFLKPDDVPTYVEYGAADLGISGRDTLLEKRADLYTPLDLGIGKCRLVVAGPRGQKVPDVPRVATKYPRVAADHFAKKGVQAEVIYVGGSVELAPLVGLAHLIVDVVETGKTLQENDLEVMETVAEVSTLVIANRAAYKLRAAEIRAILEPLRRAVEGAG
- a CDS encoding MYXO-CTERM sorting domain-containing protein, with amino-acid sequence MPGEAHRRPTPARALLVLLGLLWTLAVTGAACARKDPPLPGATPEAGGISAPLSLGPVRGGAGSAFPELGMDAPVYGPATQMQLDAAIAFDGTRYLAAWSDYRADDAQAYATRVDASGAVLDPAGILLGNGTVRGVAQGGGVFLVLYAVNTSKSVLRGAIVDPSGAIAADVPISNPSEIAGAGVVFDGTQFMTVWASSGQVLYARVTPAGVVVDPGGAVALAGSSPSIATDGTHSLIVYRGNASKVMGARMTPQGTLLDPAGFAISPSAGWTPDVAFDGTNYVVGWSDGGAASERIVAARVSPQGAVLDAGGIVLHEDTDTEYALESPRLVSNGASTLVLWGRYAYDNWITETHFVRLSPQGTLLTPSPLMLTTTGGIGDGAASGSDIFLVWNAQRPPVDRSILGSRLGPQNALLDDPPLFISQSANGQVDPAAAFDGQNFVVTWSDDRAAAQGGLWDIRATRISPTGQHVDATSLAVHTNDNQWLGRPRASFDGLNTVLTWWNCDAFIGDGDWWCNGGAARLSPQGALLDPTPAVFWFDDVHLPYPMGISSGQGSTFIAGRTMAEVLNGGFFSQAGVAGGLTSVTGGFGTIPRAPASAFDGDQHLLVWSEDRFGTGEWDIYGTRVTSAGALLDGEGVLLVPSAMNVVSEVAIGWNGSHYLVVWREGVYGASSIRAQRLTPQLEALDAQGIDVADHPNCTAVGLDNKGVVWDGQRWVLAWRACGPDSVDVLGAEISDAGVVLSSYPITADAFPDGTPSLATDGNGVTLAVYASVRQGPPFGTSRVFARILGEPGGSGTGGAGGMGAGGMGGGGAGGSGMGGAGGMGGAGGMGGAGGTGGAGGTGGMGPIDTGGATSTGAGGNDAPTESCSAAGGPSSGPTWAPLLLAVAWGALRYRRR
- a CDS encoding CPBP family intramembrane glutamic endopeptidase; protein product: MGAVEVHHGHRNAASHPAAWNAFAALMGLYLLALLAVLPIVAARSSQGPSRLAAFGVDALVALLLGALASWLGLWLGGRVGLGAPLLRARPESAAGVLLSAVCIGLGFGAFTAVSLWALQALSLLPGDLWSEAQRTPWKGILVSVSAAIKEEILLRFGLMTLLVWLFARLTRRESAGPGAVWAGNVVAALLFGAAHLPAAASVTTLTAAVVAVALVFNAIAGVIFGWLYWRRGILAAIVAHFSADIVLQVLFPLVVGASPGDAKSGG
- the cutA gene encoding divalent-cation tolerance protein CutA; amino-acid sequence: MSADEDALCVVLCNAPPDKAEDIARAALEAHLCACVNIVPGVVSLYWWKGELCRDGESTLLLKTRASLVAELTRAIRAAHPYEVPEVIALPIDPDKGNPAYLDWLRAETKPPA
- a CDS encoding M20/M25/M40 family metallo-hydrolase → MSLSVFRAHRASILAALLLAAACGPAAEPVTPPPPAEGPPPAARKQAPPAAGENPIESGDIQHIATDVDYLASPKLAGRGTGEEGSKLAADYLAKRFADLGLEPFGDGGSGKAFTQRFSARVGAKVEPPALSVDRGKKSASVAVADVVTADGSQSGEAKGDAVLVGHGVTAAAVGWDDYGGAEVAGKVVVVLDGAPKPEKNPDALRDFRSIRYKIRTAREHKAAGVIIVAAAEELPILPSDASGMGIPAVVIKRSAAKTLFPDVRWDDPALAAPKAAVKPKDLKGAAVTVTTKIEPTFADAWNIVARLPAREGSKTANETVVIGAHYDHLGHGGTSASRAPGSHAVHPGADDNASGTALVLEVARRFSKLGERPARNVVFIGFGAEELGAIGSRYWVEHPPVPIGSVVAMVNADMVGRLRDKKLVVDGVATAAGWPKLLEVASQGLPLDLKLGGEGFGASDHASFTAARVPVAFFFTGVHDDYHLPSDTVEKIDAPGINVIATLAARLTHALTERPDRLTFVDAPADPHKGGSGSRGGFRVSLGTIPDYAWQGKGVKLTGVRPDAPASRAGMQGGDVIVKLGKHDITNVHDYTFALGDLEPGRETTVEVDRNGKRVSLKIVPAPGR